Proteins encoded by one window of Cupriavidus sp. EM10:
- a CDS encoding single-stranded DNA-binding protein, translating to MIDALVSGKLYGKPVCKTGQSGRSFVTAKVRAATGGDEAVFVNVIAFSDTAKDALLELDDGDNVALAGTLTPKAWLDKHGDAKPALDLVAHAVLTAYHVKRKRAAVQADGNGRAQRQGAPAFADDPLDEPF from the coding sequence AGCTCTACGGCAAGCCCGTCTGCAAGACCGGCCAGAGCGGACGCTCCTTCGTGACGGCGAAGGTGCGCGCGGCGACCGGCGGCGACGAGGCGGTGTTCGTCAACGTGATCGCGTTCAGCGACACGGCGAAGGACGCGCTGCTCGAACTTGATGATGGCGACAACGTGGCGCTGGCGGGCACGCTCACACCGAAGGCGTGGCTGGATAAGCACGGCGATGCCAAGCCCGCGCTCGACCTCGTGGCTCACGCGGTGCTGACGGCTTACCACGTGAAGCGCAAGCGCGCTGCTGTGCAGGCTGACGGCAATGGCAGGGCGCAGCGTCAGGGCGCGCCTGCGTTCGCTGACGACCCGCTCGATGAACCGTTCTGA
- a CDS encoding phage major capsid protein, whose product MIVGNTYVKFLKCMAKAGGDPLAAAEIHRKDYGDGPALGLIQKAIITTGNLGGDAAYQAAVNDFVLGVQTYDVMARINALSPLHSIPVRTRVLVESEEPVAQWIGEGEIKVASGASFEELTIQPEKAAGLIVVTKEVVQLATDAAEKSLTRSLQRAVAKITSAAAFASPSVAGAPASLLDGATEIAATGDVQADMSALVAAFAGDIERAVLVMSSNTAMTLALQVAMVGGAGTLGVRGGTFCGLPTVASADVPDSIVALVDASGVTYGDDGVRLDTATQATVTIDDVQHSLWQENLIGFLAERFVSWLPAPGAVAYLSGVSWTSGLGGTQ is encoded by the coding sequence ATGATCGTCGGCAACACCTACGTCAAGTTCCTGAAGTGCATGGCGAAGGCGGGTGGTGACCCGCTTGCCGCTGCCGAGATTCACCGCAAGGACTACGGCGACGGCCCTGCGCTCGGCCTGATCCAGAAAGCGATCATCACCACCGGCAACCTCGGTGGCGACGCTGCATATCAGGCGGCGGTCAATGACTTCGTGCTCGGTGTGCAGACCTATGACGTGATGGCCCGCATCAATGCCCTCTCACCGCTGCACTCCATCCCGGTGCGCACGCGCGTGCTGGTCGAGAGCGAGGAGCCGGTCGCGCAGTGGATCGGTGAAGGCGAGATCAAGGTCGCCTCCGGCGCATCGTTCGAGGAACTGACCATCCAGCCGGAAAAGGCAGCGGGGCTGATCGTTGTGACGAAGGAGGTCGTGCAGCTCGCGACCGACGCTGCGGAAAAGTCGCTCACGCGCAGCCTGCAACGCGCGGTCGCCAAGATCACCTCGGCGGCTGCGTTCGCTTCGCCGTCTGTTGCGGGTGCGCCCGCGTCGCTGCTCGACGGTGCCACCGAGATCGCGGCAACGGGCGATGTGCAGGCGGACATGAGCGCGCTGGTCGCTGCCTTCGCGGGCGATATCGAGCGCGCCGTGCTCGTCATGAGCAGCAACACGGCCATGACGCTCGCGCTGCAGGTGGCGATGGTCGGCGGCGCGGGCACGCTCGGCGTGAGGGGCGGCACGTTCTGCGGCCTGCCGACCGTGGCCTCGGCGGACGTGCCCGACTCGATCGTGGCGCTGGTCGATGCCAGTGGCGTGACCTATGGCGATGACGGCGTCCGGCTCGACACGGCAACGCAGGCAACCGTGACGATCGACGATGTGCAGCACAGTTTGTGGCAGGAAAACCTGATCGGCTTTCTGGCCGAACGCTTCGTGTCGTGGTTGCCTGCGCCCGGTGCCGTCGCGTATCTGAGCGGCGTTTCGTGGACGTCAGGTCTGGGAGGCACGCAATGA